The DNA region AGAAAACCCGCCCCGCCGGCCGCGGCGGAAGCGCCCATCCCGTAAGCGAACGCCAGCCATAGATGCAGCGCGCAAAGCGCCAGCGAGCCGAGCGTCCCATACGCCGCTCCCGCGAGAAAAAATCCGGCATCGGCGTCGGCTATGCGAAGCAGCGTCCCCATGCCGGTGACGAGCAGCAGCGTGGCCGCGAAGATGCCGCAGCCGACGGGCAGCGCCACCATCAGCAGCTTGCCCGCGTAGCTCAGCGCCCGCGGCTGCCGCCTCCCGAGCAGCCCGCCGAAACGGCCGGCCTGCTCCTCCTGCATGGCGAGCATCCCGGACAGCAGGCCGATGGCGAGCGGCAGCGCGGAGGCGATCAATTGGAAGAACGCGTCATATATCGAGTTCGCCAAACCCGGCGTCACCGGCCGGCCCGAATAATACCACAGTAAAATTCCCGCGGCCAGCGGCGGCGCCGCGAACACGAGCCAGCGGTAGCCGGTGCGTTTGGTGAGCAGCCAGTCGGTGCGGAGTATGCGCAGAAGAGCCATCGTTAACGTACCTCCCTGCGGGAGTACCACAGTGCGGTCAGGAGCAAGGTGATGGCCAGAAACGCGATCGCAGCCGCGAACCCGGCCGGAATGACGGCGCGGCTAAGCAGCGGATCGCCGGCCGGAAGCGGGACGCCGTTCGGATGGACCCCAATGAGCGGGGCCATCAGGCGGGTTGGCCAGCTCCACGGGACGAGCAGCCAATACGGCCGCGACGCCGCAAGGACGCCGGCGAACATTCCGGCCAAACCGAGCAGGAGCGAGACGGCCGTGCCCTTCCATGCCGCCACGAGCAAATGCAGCGGAATCAAGGCCGCCGACAGCAGCCAGACCACCGCGCTGGCTATGGCAATGTCCGTGAAGGGCACAGGCCCCTCGGCGATCAGCAGGCCCGCGGTCACTACCGACGCGACCAAAACGGCGGAAGACGCCAGCGTGTGGCCGGCCAGAACAGCCGCTTTGGCCAGCCACAAACGCCGGGGCGAAACCGGCAGCGCCCGCAAGGAGCGTTCGGCGCCCGATTTTTTCTCACGTGCTTCCGTCAGACCGCACAATAGCGCGTTCCCGACCGGCACAAACAGCACCGGCCACCAGTTAAACACCATGAACAGGAGCGCGTCCCAGCCGCCGATCGTCTGATCGGGCATCAGTATTTTGACGACGATAGCGAACAGCACGAAGAACAAAGGAGCGCCGCAGGCCAGCTTCCTGGCAAATGTGCGTTTGGATTTCAAGATTTCCGCCCGAAGCAAGTTAAGCATGGCCCATCCCCTCCTTCACCTGGTTTTCCCGGACCACTTCCATAAACAGCGCCTCCAGATCGCTGCCGCGCCGGTTTGCGCCCTCGTAGCACAGGCGTCCCCCGCTGATAATGCCGATATCGTCGGCGGTATGCTCCACCTCGGTCAGGATGTGGCTCGACAGGATCACCGTTATGCCCCGCGCTGGAAAAGAGCGGATCAGTTCGCGCAGCTCCTGAATGCCAAGCGGATCAAGCCCGTTCGTCGGCTCGTCCAAAATCAGCAGTTTCGGGTTTTGCACAAGCGCGATCGCGATCCCCAGCCTTTGTTTCATGCCCAGCGAAAATTGGGACGCCTTTTTGCGGCCGGTACCGGTGAGGCCGACAGTCTCAAGCACCTCCCGGATCCGCGTTTCGGGCAGGTTCAGGAGCCGGGTGTGTACCAGCAGGTTTTCGCGGGCCGTCAAATTGCCGTACAGCGCCGGCGATTCGATCAGCGCCCCGATCTCGTTCAGGCAATCGCGGCTCCACAGCTTGCCGTTCATCCATATTTCGCCGGAGGTAGGCCGCAGCAGTCCCGCGATCATTTTCAGCGTTGTCGTTTTCCCGGCGCCGTTGGGACCCAGCAGGCCGTACACCGTGCCCGGGCGGATATGAAGCGACACGCCGGAAACGGCGGCATGTCTGCCAAAGCGTTTTTCCAGATTCACCGTTCGTAAAACTTCATTCATCTGCCATCATCCTCTGTCATTATTATGGGGGATTTCCCCCTCTGCCAGAGAGCTTATCAAGCAATTATAAAGAATCGCTAAAGATGATTTCGGGTGTCCGAAAAAATTCAGCTCCATTTGTTCAAAAAATTGTTTGAATTTTGACACAAAATGTTCAATAATAGAGTTAGACACAAAACGTTCATAATTTCTTCCTGCCGGTGAACGAATTCAAAGTGCGAATTCAAAAAGCCCGGCTTCACTTCGTGATCAAAAGGGACTTTTTGAATCACCTCTTAAAGGAGCTGATCCTCATGTGGCAAAACGGAAGCGATTCTAAAGGCAACGCATTTTTGTGGATTGTTGCGCTGGGTACGTTTTATGCCGTGTTCTATACGATGTTCACTCTTTTCTCGATTCATGGATAATAAAGCTTCATGTTTGTAACCGCTAACAGACAAACCTATACAACGACGTCCCTCCTATACAACGCGGTTTCCTTGTACCCATAAAAAAACAAACCGCTGTCCCGTCCGATCAGGCGAACCGGGTCAAGCGGTTTGTTTTTCGCTTTGCGCTCCATGCAAAAAGAGCGGGTGCCCGTTGCATCCCGCCCTTGTTTGCTTTGCCGTTATAACATTATACCGCGCTGTCCAAAACCTCTTGCGGCACTTTGATTTCGGAAACTTCGTTGTGCTTGGAAATCGTGCTGTCCATCTTCATTTCGAGCGAAACGCTTTGGCCGTCCTGGCTCATTTCCATCGTCATTTCGACATTGGTTTTTGTCGGCAAATAAGTTTCCTTGTTTATGCCGTAAGTAATTTTGATGCCTTTAATGTTCATTTGATCCAGCATCGCCGCCATTTGCTCATTTTCCCCGCCGGACTGGCTCATGAGCGTTTTCGCCAGCTCTTTAACGCTGTCGCCGGACACGTCGGCCGCCAGGATATATTCGCCGCCTTCTTCGGACACTTTCGTCTCGCCGGCAATCGCCTTAAACTGCTCCAGTTGTTTTTCCAGATTAGCCGATTGCCCCATGCTGGCCAAGATTTGATCGCGCTGATCATCCGGCAGCTTCGTCCAGGTGCCCGTAGCATTCGTGAAAATGCCTTCTTCGGTGACGTATTGCTCGAATTTCTGTTCCCCGCTGTCCGGGATGGACATTTGCGTTTCATTGTACATGGCCAGAGGTTCCTTGGTCGTGTCGATCTTCATCTTCATGTCGACCTTTTGCTCCTGCTTCTGTTCCCCTGCGGTTACGACAATATTTTGGTTTACGCTGGCATCCATCGAGAAGCTTTTCAACCCTTTGCTGGCTTCCGTCGTTTTTTGGATCAGCTCGTCCACCGTTGGTACGGCTCCAGCGTTACCCGAAGTCTCCGCGGTTGCCGGCGTTTGCGCTCCCCCTTCGGCATTGCCGCCTTTTGCCGCCTTTTCTCCCCCGCATGCTGTCAAACTTACTGCCAAAATTGCCGTCAATAGTACTGTGACCCACTTCTTCAAAAGCTTGTCCTCCTAAATTATGTATTCCTATCCATGTTAACTAACATGCGGTGAAAGCAATAGGGAAAAAAGTCCAGTTTATCCGAAGTTCAAGGTCCTGATTATGTAGTTATTTAGAACTATATACTGCTGCCTGAGGGACGAAATCCCAGAAAAGTTTATAATAGAAATAACCCTATTTAGAAGCATAAGGAGTTTTCACCTTTGAAAAATATTCTGGTTACCGGTTACCGGGCGCACGAGCTCGGCATTTACAGCAACAAGCACAAAGGCATCCCCTATATCCGCCAAGCCATCGCCTCCCGGCTCATTCCGCTGGCGGAGGAAGGGCTTGAATGGGTGATTACGCCCGGGCAGTACGGCGTTGACCTGTGGGCCTGCGAAGCCGTGTTCGGCTTGAAGCGGAGATACCCGCAGCTGAAATGCTCCATCATTACGGCGTACAGCCGTCAGGAAGAAAAATGGAGCGAAGAGAAACAACAATACTACCGGCAAATTTTGCAGCAGGTGGACTTTTTCGCCGAGGCGAGCAAAGAGCCGTATACCGGGCCTTGGCAGTTCAAGGCCAGGGACGAGTTGTTATTCCGCAAAACGGACGGCATCCTGCTCGTTTATGACGAAGACGCGGGTGAAGCCAGCCCGAAATTTTTCAAAGAACGCGCTTTGAAAAAGCAGGCCCAAGACGGATACGCCTACTTCAGCATCGGCGCCGAGGAAATCCAGGCGATCGCCGCCGAAGAGCAATCCGCGTATATCGATGAAAGCCCGGATGGCAGCCTTGATGGCGGCCTTGATGACAACCTTGATGATGGCCTTGACGGCGGCTTCGACGGCAGAGTCGACGACAGAGTCGACCGGGGACCTCGATAGGGACCTCGATGGCTAATTCGACAGCTAATTCGATAACTGATTCGATAGCTAATTCGGCGGGATCCTCGATAACAGCTCCGGCGGGATCCTCCATGACAACTCCAGTGCGATCTGCGATGAGGAAGCTCGCTGGCTGATTCGATGGCAGTTTCGCGTGAACCTCGAGCAGTCCGGAATATAGTGAGGCCGGTTTCCAACGAAATTCAAGCCGGTAAATGCAAGCTAGTTTGGTACGAGATCATACGGTTTGTTCTAGTGCAAGCTAGTTGGTACGAGATCATGCGGTTCGTTCTAGTGCAAGCTAGTTGGTACGAGATCATGCGGTTCGTTCTAGTGCAAGCTAGTTGGTACGAGATCATTCCGAATTGTTCCAGCGCAAGCTAATTTGGTCCGAGTGCATACCAGTCGTAGGCCATTCTATCGCGTACATACTATGCAAGTCTCCCATCAAATGCAAAAGTGCAGGCGATTTTTGTCGAAGCTGCTCAATATGGGCGGTTCAAATGCAAAAGTGCAGCTCGTACTCGCCTGTATAACCATAATTTGTAAATTCGATAGAAATCAACTGCACTTTTACATTTCATCTCCCCGGAAACGTGAAATTCAGAAAAATGAACTGCACTTTTGCAGTTGGTTCTGCAAAGTAAAAGGGAAGGCGCACGTTATCTGCCAAGTGCTAAACAAAGTTTAGCCGCTCGCATGGATGCAGGCGGCTAAAGCTAGCAGAAAGCGCGGGCGGCCAAAACCAGCCGCGTTAGGCGAAATCGGCCAGGACAGAGCCGCGCAAGGCGCTGACCGGATATCCAGAGCCACGCAATGTGCAGGCCAGATAACCCAGAGCCGCGCAATGTGCAGGCCAGATAACCCAGAGCTGCACAATGTGCAGGCCAGATAACCCAGAGCCGCACAATGTGCAGGCCAGATAACCCAGAGCCGCGCAAGGCTCGCAGGGCGGCCAAGCCCGAGCCATCAGGGCCCAAGCGCTCTCTTGCGCCCAAGCCGCAATTTCCGTTCACATCCCAACCGAAGCGGAGATGGCCGCAAATACGGCCGCGATGATCCACAGAACGGCGAACAGCTTGATGATCACTTTGATCCATTGGCCGAAGTTGATGCGGGCGATCGCCAGGCCGGCCAGCAGTACTCCGCCCGTCGGGGAGATCAGATTGGTTAGGCCGTTCCCGAACTGGTAGGCCGTGACGATCGCTTCGCGGTTGATGCCGACCAAGTCGCCCAGCGGCGCCAGCACCGGCATCGTCAACGCCGCTTCGCCGGAGGAAGAAGGCACCAGGAACGTGATGACGTTATGCACCAGCAGCATGATTGTCGTAAATGCGTAACTCGGCAACCCTTTCAGCAGATTGGCCAGAGAGTTCAGAATCGTGTCGATGATCATGCCGTTTTCGGCAATGACGAGAATTCCGCGGGCCAAGCCGATGATGACGGCGGCATAGATGAATTCGGCGCAGCCTTTGACGAAATTTTCCGCCATTTCGCGCTGATTCATCTTCGACACGATCCCGGCAAACAAGCCGAGCGCAAAAAACACCGCCCCGATTTCGATCATATACCAGCCTTTGGCCAAAATCCCCCACACGATCAACCCCAAAGTGGCGACAAATCCGCCGACAATCAGCTTGTCCCGCACGGAGAAAACCACCTCTTCGCCGCTATCCTCCTTAAGAAAAAGCGGACGGGTCAGCAAATCGCTTTTGAAGACGACCGATTTCTCGGGGTGCTTTTTGACCCGGTGGGCATACCACATCGTAAACGCGATTGAGACGCCCGTAAACACGATCCATTCGATAAACCGCAACCACAGCTGCGGATTTCCGTGGATTC from Paenibacillus macerans includes:
- a CDS encoding lantibiotic immunity ABC transporter MutG family permease subunit → MALLRILRTDWLLTKRTGYRWLVFAAPPLAAGILLWYYSGRPVTPGLANSIYDAFFQLIASALPLAIGLLSGMLAMQEEQAGRFGGLLGRRQPRALSYAGKLLMVALPVGCGIFAATLLLVTGMGTLLRIADADAGFFLAGAAYGTLGSLALCALHLWLAFAYGMGASAAAGGAGFLLAAIVGATAIGDRIWTFVPWAWPVRLSLLPLMQRLPEFRQGQGALALELYLRQANAALLLALAAFIVLAICGTIWFVRWEGRKTYE
- a CDS encoding lantibiotic immunity ABC transporter MutE/EpiE family permease subunit encodes the protein MLNLLRAEILKSKRTFARKLACGAPLFFVLFAIVVKILMPDQTIGGWDALLFMVFNWWPVLFVPVGNALLCGLTEAREKKSGAERSLRALPVSPRRLWLAKAAVLAGHTLASSAVLVASVVTAGLLIAEGPVPFTDIAIASAVVWLLSAALIPLHLLVAAWKGTAVSLLLGLAGMFAGVLAASRPYWLLVPWSWPTRLMAPLIGVHPNGVPLPAGDPLLSRAVIPAGFAAAIAFLAITLLLTALWYSRREVR
- a CDS encoding lantibiotic protection ABC transporter ATP-binding protein, producing the protein MNEVLRTVNLEKRFGRHAAVSGVSLHIRPGTVYGLLGPNGAGKTTTLKMIAGLLRPTSGEIWMNGKLWSRDCLNEIGALIESPALYGNLTARENLLVHTRLLNLPETRIREVLETVGLTGTGRKKASQFSLGMKQRLGIAIALVQNPKLLILDEPTNGLDPLGIQELRELIRSFPARGITVILSSHILTEVEHTADDIGIISGGRLCYEGANRRGSDLEALFMEVVRENQVKEGMGHA
- a CDS encoding DUF6612 family protein translates to MKKWVTVLLTAILAVSLTACGGEKAAKGGNAEGGAQTPATAETSGNAGAVPTVDELIQKTTEASKGLKSFSMDASVNQNIVVTAGEQKQEQKVDMKMKIDTTKEPLAMYNETQMSIPDSGEQKFEQYVTEEGIFTNATGTWTKLPDDQRDQILASMGQSANLEKQLEQFKAIAGETKVSEEGGEYILAADVSGDSVKELAKTLMSQSGGENEQMAAMLDQMNIKGIKITYGINKETYLPTKTNVEMTMEMSQDGQSVSLEMKMDSTISKHNEVSEIKVPQEVLDSAV
- a CDS encoding DUF1273 domain-containing protein — translated: MKNILVTGYRAHELGIYSNKHKGIPYIRQAIASRLIPLAEEGLEWVITPGQYGVDLWACEAVFGLKRRYPQLKCSIITAYSRQEEKWSEEKQQYYRQILQQVDFFAEASKEPYTGPWQFKARDELLFRKTDGILLVYDEDAGEASPKFFKERALKKQAQDGYAYFSIGAEEIQAIAAEEQSAYIDESPDGSLDGGLDDNLDDGLDGGFDGRVDDRVDRGPR
- a CDS encoding YfcC family protein; this translates as MEAESKKRKWSLPHSYVLIFAIIILMAALTWIVPSGQFDRQEVTVDGMTKSAIVPGTYHTVPKSGEDGNLRQGIPQILSAPMEGLINAADVVAFVLIVGGAFGIILQSGAVDRALLALARRLKNKGILVIPIAMVIFSLGGSTFGMSEETIPLYAIFISLMFALGFDSMTAILILFLGTQIGYVGSTTNPFSVLIAQGVAGIHGNPQLWLRFIEWIVFTGVSIAFTMWYAHRVKKHPEKSVVFKSDLLTRPLFLKEDSGEEVVFSVRDKLIVGGFVATLGLIVWGILAKGWYMIEIGAVFFALGLFAGIVSKMNQREMAENFVKGCAEFIYAAVIIGLARGILVIAENGMIIDTILNSLANLLKGLPSYAFTTIMLLVHNVITFLVPSSSGEAALTMPVLAPLGDLVGINREAIVTAYQFGNGLTNLISPTGGVLLAGLAIARINFGQWIKVIIKLFAVLWIIAAVFAAISASVGM